The following coding sequences are from one Bombus terrestris chromosome 14, iyBomTerr1.2, whole genome shotgun sequence window:
- the LOC100648572 gene encoding sodium-dependent nutrient amino acid transporter 1 yields MRCTKNHFIDNNDGVEGSYRLSMISGGEKPLENGSTTVTAEAGGTGRAQWDNKIEFLMSCVAFSVGLGNVWRFPYTAYQNGGGAFLVPYIIVLFIVGKPIYYLEMTLGQFSSRSCVQVWSISPAFRGIGYGVMISVFLVVTYYCSLMALAVYYLLASFQSVLPWSFCWEEWKDICFDSAPTDREIVENISSKSSSADLYFRKVVLNEIGILEGLGYPSWKLVLSLFASWMFVFIVLSNGVKSSGKAAYFLALFPYVIMISLLIRAVTLEGAVDGIIFLFKPTWEKIFDPSVWYAAVTQSFFSLGVCFGAVIMYSSYNRFDHNVLRDCTVVTIMDFGTSLIAGCTIFGILGNLAHESGRKDISTVVRAGTGLAFISYPEALAKFTVVPQLFAVLFFLMLFILGIGTTVAFTAVINSVIKDRFPNIKNWKIAAGVSSAGFLVGIVYCTRGGQYVLNLVDYFGGTFIIVFLACFELIAISWVYGVDNLLDDIEFMVGSRPSFYWRFCWYYLTPLTLLSILIYFLSELTPIRYNGEYYPTSAYVAGWLILGLGVIQLPIWMFVSKMKNEGKSYLDILKPSADWGPKDPVKFKEWKEFKDSKRIARMSLEKKRWRIVALLVGED; encoded by the exons ATGCGTTGCACAAAG AATCACTTCATCGATAACAACGATGGCGTGGAAGGTTCCTATAGGCTTTCTATGATATCTGGAGGCGAGAAACCGCTGGAGAATGGG TCGACGACAGTCACAGCCGAAGCGGGAGGAACCGGGAGAGCTCAATGGGATAACAAAATCGAATTTTTAATGTCCTGTGTCGCATTTTCGGTTGGCCTGGGAAATGTTTGGAGGTTTCCTTACACTGCCTATCAAAATGGTGGTGGTGCGTTTCTCGTGCCATATATCATTGTTCTGTTTATTGTCGGGAAACCGATCTATTACCTGGAGATGACGTTAGGGCAATTTAGCAGCAGGTCTTGTGTACAAGTTTGGTCCATTTCACCTGCTTTCAGAG GCATCGGTTATGGTGTGATGATTTCTGTTTTCTTAGTAGTCACGTATTATTGTTCTCTGATGGCATTGGCGGTATATTATTTACTGGCTAGTTTTCAATCAGTTCTTCCTTGGTCCTTTTGCTGGGAAGAATGGAAAGATATCTGCTTCGACAGCGCTCCAACTGACAGGGAGATAGTGGAAAATATTAGCAGCAAAAGCAGCTCCGCTGACTTATACTTTCG GAAAGTGGTTCTTAACGAAATTGGAATACTAGAAGGACTGGGATATCCATCTTGGAAATTGGTTCTATCCCTGTTCGCCAGCTGGATGTTCGTTTTCATAGTGCTGAGCAACGGTGTGAAGAGTAGCGGAAAAGCAGCGTATTTCCTCGCCTTATTTCCATACGTGATCATGATAAGTCTTTTAATAAGAGCAGTTACCTTGGAAGGAGCTGTGGATGGAATAATATTCCTTTTCAAACCAACCTGGGAAAAGATCTTCGATCCATCGGTATGGTACGCAGCCGTGACCCAATCCTTTTTCTCTCTTGGAGTTTGTTTCGGAGCTGTTATCATGTATTCCTCCTACAATCGCTTCGACCACAACGTATTGAG AGATTGTACAGTGGTTACGATCATGGACTTTGGCACGAGCCTGATCGCAGGATGTACTATTTTCGGGATTCTAGGCAATCTCGCCCACGAATCTGGCAGAAAAGACATAAGCACCGTGGTTCGTGCCGGAACAGGCTTAGCTTTCATCTCTTACCCGGAAGCTCTGGCGAAATTTACCGTGGTCCCACAATTATTTGCCGTGCTTTTCTTCTTGATGCTATTTATCTTGGGCATTGGTACCACCGTGGCATTCACTGCAGTCATCAACAGCGTTATCAAGGACAGATTTCCAAATATCAAAAACTGGAAAATCGCTGCTGGGGTTTCATCCGCCGGTTTCCTCGTTGGAATCGTTTATTGCACGAGA GGTGGTCAATACGTTTTGAACTTGGTAGACTACTTCGGAGGCACGTTTATTATAGTGTTTCTCGCTTGTTTCGAGCTTATCGCTATTTCTTGGGTGTACG GCGTCGACAATCTTCTAGACGATATAGAATTTATGGTGGGAAGCAGACCTTCGTTTTACTGGAGATTCTGCTGGTATTACCTAACTCCATTGACGCTTCTCTCGattcttatttatttcctttctgAACTGACGCCGATCAGGTACAACGGCGAATATTATCCGACTTCCGCCTACG TCGCTGGATGGTTAATTTTGGGACTAGGAGTGATTCAACTTCCTATCTGGATGTTCGTTAGTAAGATGAAGAACGAAGGGAAATCTTATTTGGAT ATACTTAAACCGAGCGCCGATTGGGGACCTAAGGATCCTGTAAAATTCAAGGAATGGAAGGAATTCAAAGACTCAAAGAGGATAGCGAGGATGAGTTTGGAGAAGAAAAGGTGGAGAATCGTAGCTTTGTTGGTCGGAGAGGATTAA